In Populus nigra chromosome 10, ddPopNigr1.1, whole genome shotgun sequence, the following proteins share a genomic window:
- the LOC133705234 gene encoding uncharacterized protein LOC133705234 isoform X2, giving the protein MASDSDASRRKHRGSSSDDEVEKSSKRQKHRHHHHRHHRHRSKKHGGDTKQGGEEIAPPTLPPPVPVAHSNRADNDDVEEGEILEEEGFGGVDIKANELREEITDSQNLGFDKKDNGFVSNQLVVDKFDNDVSFQRDSKAELQDELVSKIDSEDLIKGSLGHKNHTDDKKRHGESRYPSKGSKRKNNRDIDPTEGDDSKLKDWKKSPSSESSEDKHKRARSPSHDKYHDEIHARSRSMSRDIVRERSRSRSVIEDEALLRRKRHHDRIENDSYDERMSRYSRNLRHNIGDSVRNVDREWSVSYIKSFDGEEWHHSKDAQDRERSRERERERERRREKEQERSREREVDRDRRREMENERSKESDWRREKEQDRELDGERRREKGQERSRDRVEEIDRKKRMETDMTKHKNMQRASNRDRDKERERENGRDRYRERDRARDHDSGKERDRERRNDRDREKSRVIKSNSEKFYNSNSNLLGQGRDNLNRDEDDQDDFEERIALKLAEQEEDNLDRIKEESRKRRDAILEKYRNQQLQQLKESGSEDADKNKEPIEGSDQSAAADNVAPETLDGRTDGADVYVIETSFSVGKSPLQNGIQASKRTSGTTGLGEGSPKSERSDEKLCDDIFGETPVGVCKSGKGDEKYCDDIFGETPVGVRKTGKGEGLPIVRSGLHDNWDDPVGYYSHRFGEVLDGRYEIVAAHGKGVFSTVVRARDLNAGIDEPEEVAIKIIRNNETMRKAGDTEVSILKKLAGQDPENKRHCVRFLSSFKYRNHLCLVFESLHMNLREVLKKFGRDIGLKLTAVRAYAKQLFIALKHLRNCGVLHSDIKPDNMLVNEAKNVLKLCDFGNAMFSGKNEITPYLVSRFYRAPEIILGLPYDHPMDMWSVGCCLYELYSGKVLFPGSTNNDMLRLHMELKGPFPKKMLKKGAFVDQHFDNDLNFHATEEDPVTKKIMKKIIVNIKAKDVGSIISGSPGEDPKMLANFKDLLEKIFVLDPEKRMTVYQALAHPFITVFRMAEVKTGDMWSAILFTGGSFSGMYWFYCKTTCQRRFFSSCNHF; this is encoded by the exons ATGGCGAGCGACTCCGATGCCTCACGTCGCAAGCACCGAGGATCTTCCTCCGATGACGAGGTGGAGAAGTCCTCGAAGCGCCAGAAACATCGTCACCATCATCACCGACATCACCGCCATCGTAGCAAGAAGCACGGAGGGGATACCAAGCAAGGCGGTGAAGAAATCGCTCCTCCTACTCTTCCTCCTCCGGTTCCTGTTGCGCATAGTAATAGAGCTGATAACGATGACGTGGAGGAAGGGGAAATTCTTGAGGAGGAAGGTTTTGGTGGTGTCGATATCAAGGCCAATGAATTACGTGAGGAAATAACTGATTCTCAAAATCTG GGATTTGACAAGAAAGACAATGGTTTCGTGAGTAATCAACTAGTTGTTGATAAGTTTGACAATGATGTCAGCTTTCAAAGAGATTCTAAGGCTGAGCTTCAAGATGAGTTAGTTTCTAAAATTGACTCAGAGGATCTTATCAAAGGTAGTTTGGGTCACAAAAATCATACAGATGACAAGAAGAGGCATGGGGAATCTAGATACCCTTCAAAAGGAAGTAAGCGAAAGAATAACCGGGATATTGACCCAACTGAGGGTGATGATAGCAAATTAAAGGATTGGAAGAAGTCACCATCATCTGAAAGCAGCGAAGACAAGCATAAGAGGGCACGTTCACCATCACATGATAAGTATCATGATGAGATTCATGCTAGAAGTAGATCAATGTCACGAGATATAGTTAGGGAGAGATCTCGTTCCCGTAGTGTAATTGAAGATGAGGCTCTTTTGAGAAGAAAAAGACACCATGACAGGATTGAGAATGACTCTTATGATGAAAGAATGTCTAGATACAGCAGGAATTTGCGGCACAACATTGGAGATTCAGTGAGAAATGTGGATAGGGAATGGAGTGTTAGTTACATCAAGTCTTTTGATGGAGAAGAATGGCATCACAGTAAGGATGCACAGGACAGAGAGAGGAgcagggagagggagagggagagggaacgGAGAAGAGAGAAGGAACAAGAGAGAAGCAGGGAGAGAGAGGTTGACAGGGATAGGAGAAGGGAGATGGAAAATGAGAGGAGCAAGGAAAGCGATTGGAGAAGGGAGAAGGAACAGGATAGGGAGCTAGATGGGGAAAGGAGGAGGGAGAAAGGACAGGAGAGGAGTAGGGACAGGGTGGAGGAGATAGATAGAAAAAAACGGATGGAAACAGATATgaccaaacacaaaaatatgcaAAGGGCTAGCAACAGAGATAGAgataaggagagagaaagggagaatGGTAGAGATAGGTACAGAGAAAGGGATAGAGCTAGGGACCATGACAGTGGAAAAGAACGGGACAGGGAGAGGCGAAATGACAGGGATAGGGAGAAATCTAGGGTTATTAAGAGCAATTCagagaaattttataattcCAACAGTAATTTGTTAGGACAGGGAAGAGACAATCTAAACAG AGATGAAGATGACCAAGATGATTTTGAAGAAAGGATTGCACTGAAATTAGCTGAACAGGAAGAGGATAATCTTGATAGAATAAAGGAGGAGAGTAGAAAGCGAAGGGAtgccattcttgaaaaatatagaaatcaGCAGTTGCAGCAGCTGAAAGAGTCTGGATCAGAAGATGCAGACAAAA ACAAGGAGCCTATAGAAGGTTCTGACCAATCAGCAGCAGCTGACAATGTTGCTCCAGAAACTCTTGATGGTAGGACTGATGGTGCTGATGTTTATGTTATCGAGACATCATTTTCTGTGGGGAAATCACCTTTACAAAATGGAATACAAGCTTCCAAGAGGACTTCAGGAACTACAGGGCTTGGAGAGGGTTCGCCAAAG AGTGAGAGATCAGATGAAAAATTATGTGATGATATTTTTGGAGAGACTCCTGTTGGAGTTTGTAAATCG GGTAAAGGAGATGAAAAATATTGTGATGATATTTTTGGAGAGACTCCTGTCGGAGTTCGTAAAACG GGTAAAGGAGAGGGTTTGCCAATCGTGAGGAGTGGTCTTCATGACAATTGGGATGATCCTGTAGGATATTATA GCCACCGATTTGGAGAAGTACTTGATGGTCGATATGAGATTGTTGCTGCTCATGGAAAAGGTGTCTTTTCTACAGTAGTTCGCGCAAGGGATCTGAACGCTGGCATTGATGAACCTGAAGAAGTGGCTATAAAAATTATACGCAACAATGAAACAAT GCGTAAGGCTGGTGATACAGAGGTttcaatattgaagaaattagcAGGTCAAGATCCAGAGAACAAGCGTCACTGTGTTCgttttctttcaagtttcaagTATAGAAACCAtctttgtttagtttttgaatCTCTTCATATGAACCTGCGTGAGGTCCTTAAAAAGTTTGGTCGAGATATTGGCCTTAAACTAACTGCTGTTAGAGCATATGCGAAGCAGCTTTTTATTGCTCTGAAGCATCTAAGGAACTGTGGTGTTCTTCATAGTGATATAAAGCCTGATAATATGCTT GTAAATGAGGCAAAAAATGTGCTGAAGCTTTGTGATTTTGGTAATGCGATGTTTTCTGGTAAAAATGAAATTACACCGTACCTTGTAAGCCGATTTTATCGTGCTCCTGAAATAA TTCTTGGTTTGCCGTATGATCATCCGATGGATATGTGGTCTGTTGGTTGCTGCTTGTATGAACTTTATTCTGGAAAGGTTCTTTTTCCAGGTTCTACAAACAATGACATGCTACGACTTCACATGGAATTGAAGGGCCCTTTCCCAAAGAAGATGCTTAAGAAG GGTGCATTTGTTGACCAGCATTTTGATAatgatttgaattttcatgCTACAGAGGAAGATCCTGTTACTAAAAAG ATTATGAAAAAGATTATTGTGAACATAAAGGCAAAGGATGTTGGGTCTATTATTTCTGGCTCTCCTGGTGAGGATCCAAAGATGCTAGCAAACTTTAAAGATCTTCTAGAAAAAATCTTTGTGTTGGATCCTGAGAAGAGGATGACAGTTTATCAAGCACTAGCTCACCCATTCATCACGG TTTTTCGCATGGCTGAAGTCAAAACTGGTGATATGTGGTCAGCAATACTCTTTACAGGCGGTTCATTCAGTGGAATGTACTGGTTCTATTGTAAGACAACTTGCCAAAGGCGTTTTTTCTCCTCTTGTAATCATTTTTAA
- the LOC133705234 gene encoding uncharacterized protein LOC133705234 isoform X5, with protein MLVLIFGTCDEFLAGESLIEYVPYTYVRTCLHLQTRTCVNCKKKDVSSRPFNEELMALYSFGFDKKDNGFVSNQLVVDKFDNDVSFQRDSKAELQDELVSKIDSEDLIKGSLGHKNHTDDKKRHGESRYPSKGSKRKNNRDIDPTEGDDSKLKDWKKSPSSESSEDKHKRARSPSHDKYHDEIHARSRSMSRDIVRERSRSRSVIEDEALLRRKRHHDRIENDSYDERMSRYSRNLRHNIGDSVRNVDREWSVSYIKSFDGEEWHHSKDAQDRERSRERERERERRREKEQERSREREVDRDRRREMENERSKESDWRREKEQDRELDGERRREKGQERSRDRVEEIDRKKRMETDMTKHKNMQRASNRDRDKERERENGRDRYRERDRARDHDSGKERDRERRNDRDREKSRVIKSNSEKFYNSNSNLLGQGRDNLNRDEDDQDDFEERIALKLAEQEEDNLDRIKEESRKRRDAILEKYRNQQLQQLKESGSEDADKNKEPIEGSDQSAAADNVAPETLDGRTDGADVYVIETSFSVGKSPLQNGIQASKRTSGTTGLGEGSPKSERSDEKLCDDIFGETPVGVCKSGKGDEKYCDDIFGETPVGVRKTGKGEGLPIVRSGLHDNWDDPVGYYSHRFGEVLDGRYEIVAAHGKGVFSTVVRARDLNAGIDEPEEVAIKIIRNNETMRKAGDTEVSILKKLAGQDPENKRHCVRFLSSFKYRNHLCLVFESLHMNLREVLKKFGRDIGLKLTAVRAYAKQLFIALKHLRNCGVLHSDIKPDNMLVNEAKNVLKLCDFGNAMFSGKNEITPYLVSRFYRAPEIILGLPYDHPMDMWSVGCCLYELYSGKVLFPGSTNNDMLRLHMELKGPFPKKMLKKGAFVDQHFDNDLNFHATEEDPVTKKIMKKIIVNIKAKDVGSIISGSPGEDPKMLANFKDLLEKIFVLDPEKRMTVYQALAHPFITVFRMAEVKTGDMWSAILFTGGSFSGMYWFYCKTTCQRRFFSSCNHF; from the exons AtgcttgttttgatttttggaaCATGTGATGAATTTTTGGCTGGTGAGAGTCTTATCGAGTATGTTCCATACACCTATGTAAGAACCTGCTTGCACCTACAAACACGAACATGTGTGAATTGCAAAAAGAAAGACGTTTCCTCTAGGCCTTTCAATGAAGAACTGATGGCTTTATATTCATTC GGATTTGACAAGAAAGACAATGGTTTCGTGAGTAATCAACTAGTTGTTGATAAGTTTGACAATGATGTCAGCTTTCAAAGAGATTCTAAGGCTGAGCTTCAAGATGAGTTAGTTTCTAAAATTGACTCAGAGGATCTTATCAAAGGTAGTTTGGGTCACAAAAATCATACAGATGACAAGAAGAGGCATGGGGAATCTAGATACCCTTCAAAAGGAAGTAAGCGAAAGAATAACCGGGATATTGACCCAACTGAGGGTGATGATAGCAAATTAAAGGATTGGAAGAAGTCACCATCATCTGAAAGCAGCGAAGACAAGCATAAGAGGGCACGTTCACCATCACATGATAAGTATCATGATGAGATTCATGCTAGAAGTAGATCAATGTCACGAGATATAGTTAGGGAGAGATCTCGTTCCCGTAGTGTAATTGAAGATGAGGCTCTTTTGAGAAGAAAAAGACACCATGACAGGATTGAGAATGACTCTTATGATGAAAGAATGTCTAGATACAGCAGGAATTTGCGGCACAACATTGGAGATTCAGTGAGAAATGTGGATAGGGAATGGAGTGTTAGTTACATCAAGTCTTTTGATGGAGAAGAATGGCATCACAGTAAGGATGCACAGGACAGAGAGAGGAgcagggagagggagagggagagggaacgGAGAAGAGAGAAGGAACAAGAGAGAAGCAGGGAGAGAGAGGTTGACAGGGATAGGAGAAGGGAGATGGAAAATGAGAGGAGCAAGGAAAGCGATTGGAGAAGGGAGAAGGAACAGGATAGGGAGCTAGATGGGGAAAGGAGGAGGGAGAAAGGACAGGAGAGGAGTAGGGACAGGGTGGAGGAGATAGATAGAAAAAAACGGATGGAAACAGATATgaccaaacacaaaaatatgcaAAGGGCTAGCAACAGAGATAGAgataaggagagagaaagggagaatGGTAGAGATAGGTACAGAGAAAGGGATAGAGCTAGGGACCATGACAGTGGAAAAGAACGGGACAGGGAGAGGCGAAATGACAGGGATAGGGAGAAATCTAGGGTTATTAAGAGCAATTCagagaaattttataattcCAACAGTAATTTGTTAGGACAGGGAAGAGACAATCTAAACAG AGATGAAGATGACCAAGATGATTTTGAAGAAAGGATTGCACTGAAATTAGCTGAACAGGAAGAGGATAATCTTGATAGAATAAAGGAGGAGAGTAGAAAGCGAAGGGAtgccattcttgaaaaatatagaaatcaGCAGTTGCAGCAGCTGAAAGAGTCTGGATCAGAAGATGCAGACAAAA ACAAGGAGCCTATAGAAGGTTCTGACCAATCAGCAGCAGCTGACAATGTTGCTCCAGAAACTCTTGATGGTAGGACTGATGGTGCTGATGTTTATGTTATCGAGACATCATTTTCTGTGGGGAAATCACCTTTACAAAATGGAATACAAGCTTCCAAGAGGACTTCAGGAACTACAGGGCTTGGAGAGGGTTCGCCAAAG AGTGAGAGATCAGATGAAAAATTATGTGATGATATTTTTGGAGAGACTCCTGTTGGAGTTTGTAAATCG GGTAAAGGAGATGAAAAATATTGTGATGATATTTTTGGAGAGACTCCTGTCGGAGTTCGTAAAACG GGTAAAGGAGAGGGTTTGCCAATCGTGAGGAGTGGTCTTCATGACAATTGGGATGATCCTGTAGGATATTATA GCCACCGATTTGGAGAAGTACTTGATGGTCGATATGAGATTGTTGCTGCTCATGGAAAAGGTGTCTTTTCTACAGTAGTTCGCGCAAGGGATCTGAACGCTGGCATTGATGAACCTGAAGAAGTGGCTATAAAAATTATACGCAACAATGAAACAAT GCGTAAGGCTGGTGATACAGAGGTttcaatattgaagaaattagcAGGTCAAGATCCAGAGAACAAGCGTCACTGTGTTCgttttctttcaagtttcaagTATAGAAACCAtctttgtttagtttttgaatCTCTTCATATGAACCTGCGTGAGGTCCTTAAAAAGTTTGGTCGAGATATTGGCCTTAAACTAACTGCTGTTAGAGCATATGCGAAGCAGCTTTTTATTGCTCTGAAGCATCTAAGGAACTGTGGTGTTCTTCATAGTGATATAAAGCCTGATAATATGCTT GTAAATGAGGCAAAAAATGTGCTGAAGCTTTGTGATTTTGGTAATGCGATGTTTTCTGGTAAAAATGAAATTACACCGTACCTTGTAAGCCGATTTTATCGTGCTCCTGAAATAA TTCTTGGTTTGCCGTATGATCATCCGATGGATATGTGGTCTGTTGGTTGCTGCTTGTATGAACTTTATTCTGGAAAGGTTCTTTTTCCAGGTTCTACAAACAATGACATGCTACGACTTCACATGGAATTGAAGGGCCCTTTCCCAAAGAAGATGCTTAAGAAG GGTGCATTTGTTGACCAGCATTTTGATAatgatttgaattttcatgCTACAGAGGAAGATCCTGTTACTAAAAAG ATTATGAAAAAGATTATTGTGAACATAAAGGCAAAGGATGTTGGGTCTATTATTTCTGGCTCTCCTGGTGAGGATCCAAAGATGCTAGCAAACTTTAAAGATCTTCTAGAAAAAATCTTTGTGTTGGATCCTGAGAAGAGGATGACAGTTTATCAAGCACTAGCTCACCCATTCATCACGG TTTTTCGCATGGCTGAAGTCAAAACTGGTGATATGTGGTCAGCAATACTCTTTACAGGCGGTTCATTCAGTGGAATGTACTGGTTCTATTGTAAGACAACTTGCCAAAGGCGTTTTTTCTCCTCTTGTAATCATTTTTAA